In one window of Shewanella goraebulensis DNA:
- a CDS encoding ATP-binding protein has protein sequence MKSIRSKLLIWLVPSFVIIAILAGSLLYFSEQRRLNASLNNELNEFSRIMKLTLMRPTPRFGAVVIEQGFASSTKLKLNDVESGYYLQTWGLNGQTLSKSISLGSEQLHLSEELVATNNVDGIQFNSQLSSGADIRVHSFTLKGGPRRPAINVSVAINREDINQRLSAFAFQLLLGGLFFCSLLSAILIVVIKRALIPIHDLSEQVANVEAGSLHNRLVEVDVPAEITPLVARLNQLLARLEQSFARERQFNNDLAHELRTPLAAMRTTSEVALKWPEQSSTEDFHYIAESSAQLQQTIDGLLSLARVENSRAEVLLEQVNLASLVGECISLHTNQINQRNMTIIQLIDDGYCVLSDPRLLRMIISNLISNAVEYAPENSEITIDSESRYSVIRVVNDAPNLNRDDLNTMFDRLWRKDLSRTGTKHVGLGLSIAQSATQALSLELIAELHGQQLYMNLKYPIEAK, from the coding sequence ATGAAGAGTATTCGCAGTAAACTTTTAATATGGCTAGTACCAAGCTTTGTGATTATTGCCATATTAGCGGGTTCATTATTGTATTTTTCTGAACAGCGCAGATTAAATGCCAGTCTTAATAATGAGCTAAATGAATTTTCTCGGATCATGAAGTTAACGTTGATGAGACCAACACCTCGTTTCGGCGCTGTAGTTATAGAACAAGGCTTTGCTTCAAGCACCAAATTAAAACTCAACGATGTGGAAAGTGGTTACTATCTGCAAACTTGGGGCCTCAACGGTCAAACTCTGAGTAAATCAATTAGCTTAGGTAGTGAACAACTTCATCTCTCCGAAGAGCTAGTTGCAACGAACAATGTTGATGGGATTCAGTTCAATAGCCAATTAAGCTCCGGTGCTGATATCCGTGTTCACTCATTTACGCTAAAAGGTGGACCAAGACGACCTGCTATCAATGTTTCTGTGGCGATTAACCGAGAAGATATTAATCAGAGATTATCTGCGTTTGCTTTTCAATTATTGTTAGGCGGGCTGTTTTTCTGCAGTTTATTATCAGCGATTCTTATTGTTGTAATTAAAAGAGCATTAATTCCTATTCATGACTTGTCAGAGCAAGTGGCTAATGTCGAAGCGGGGTCATTACACAATCGATTAGTTGAAGTTGATGTGCCTGCTGAAATTACGCCGCTGGTGGCAAGATTAAATCAATTACTTGCTAGGTTAGAGCAAAGTTTTGCAAGAGAACGTCAGTTTAATAACGACTTAGCCCATGAGTTACGCACACCACTAGCGGCGATGCGCACCACAAGTGAAGTAGCGCTAAAGTGGCCTGAGCAATCCTCAACAGAAGATTTCCATTATATTGCTGAATCTTCAGCGCAATTGCAACAGACCATCGATGGTTTACTTTCATTAGCCAGAGTTGAAAACTCACGTGCTGAAGTTTTGTTAGAACAAGTGAACTTAGCGAGCCTTGTTGGAGAATGTATCTCGTTACACACTAATCAAATTAACCAACGCAACATGACAATTATTCAGCTTATTGATGATGGTTATTGTGTCCTGAGCGATCCTCGGCTTTTAAGGATGATTATTTCGAACTTAATCAGTAATGCGGTGGAATATGCCCCAGAGAATAGTGAAATCACAATCGACAGTGAAAGTAGATATTCCGTTATACGAGTCGTGAATGATGCACCTAATCTCAACCGAGATGATTTGAATACTATGTTTGATAGATTGTGGCGTAAAGATCTGTCTCGAACAGGAACTAAGCATGTAGGGTTAGGGCTTTCAATAGCACAAAGTGCAACACAAGCATTGTCACTTGAACTCATTGCTGAACTACATGGACAACAGTTATATATGAATCTCAAATATCCTATAGAAGCTAAGTAA
- the hscB gene encoding co-chaperone HscB, with protein MNYFELFQITPSFDIDTANLAERYRELQRAVHPDKFANESEQQKLLSVQRTAQVNDGYQTLKNPLRRAEHMLSLRGIDISHETTTVKDTAFLMQQMEWRESLEDIKDSQQADESIDDLYQSFADFEKTLSQLLAQLLVTNTDEDNLSAADQIRKLKFMAKLQDELARIEDSLLD; from the coding sequence ATGAATTACTTTGAATTATTTCAAATAACACCTTCCTTTGATATCGACACCGCTAACCTTGCAGAGCGCTATCGCGAACTGCAAAGGGCGGTTCATCCCGATAAATTTGCTAACGAGTCTGAACAGCAAAAATTGCTGTCTGTGCAACGTACAGCGCAGGTTAATGACGGTTATCAAACGCTAAAAAATCCATTAAGACGTGCAGAGCACATGCTGAGTTTACGTGGCATTGATATAAGCCATGAAACCACTACAGTCAAAGATACCGCTTTTTTGATGCAGCAAATGGAATGGCGTGAATCCCTAGAAGATATCAAAGATAGTCAACAAGCTGATGAATCAATTGATGATTTGTACCAATCGTTTGCTGACTTTGAAAAGACACTTTCGCAATTACTTGCCCAATTATTAGTAACCAACACAGATGAAGATAATTTATCTGCAGCGGATCAAATAAGAAAGCTAAAATTTATGGCAAAATTGCAGGATGAACTCGCAAGAATTGAAGATTCACTACTAGATTAA
- a CDS encoding response regulator transcription factor, with the protein MRLLLVEDSEALRRPVVKALKASGFAVDATGDGQEGLWMALEHDYDVIILDIMLPGLDGREVLKKLREANNETPVLFLTAKDSIEDRVAGLRLGADDYLVKSFAIEELIARVEALARRKYQHRSPKLVVADLVLDRSAKTVKRAEQAIALPSQLYALLELLMLHTDSVISRTQIEHHIYDEQVSPTSNVVDTAICALRKAISVSTSSAPLIHTRRGMGYMISPKKP; encoded by the coding sequence ATGAGATTATTGTTGGTCGAAGATTCTGAAGCATTACGTCGACCGGTGGTTAAAGCCTTAAAAGCATCTGGATTTGCAGTTGATGCCACAGGTGATGGACAAGAAGGTTTATGGATGGCATTAGAGCATGATTATGATGTCATCATTCTTGATATAATGTTGCCAGGCTTGGATGGCCGTGAAGTGCTTAAAAAACTACGTGAGGCAAACAATGAAACCCCAGTGTTGTTCTTAACTGCAAAAGATTCTATTGAAGATAGGGTAGCTGGACTGCGTTTAGGTGCGGATGACTATTTAGTTAAATCTTTTGCAATTGAAGAATTGATTGCTCGCGTCGAAGCATTAGCTCGACGTAAATATCAACACCGTTCGCCGAAACTTGTGGTTGCGGATCTTGTATTGGATAGGTCTGCCAAAACGGTAAAACGTGCAGAACAAGCCATCGCTTTACCTTCTCAGTTGTATGCATTACTAGAGTTGTTGATGTTGCACACTGATAGCGTTATTTCCCGTACTCAAATAGAACATCATATTTATGATGAACAAGTATCCCCAACGAGTAATGTTGTCGATACTGCAATATGTGCATTAAGAAAAGCCATTAGCGTATCTACATCAAGTGCACCGCTTATTCATACTCGAAGAGGTATGGGTTATATGATTAGCCCGAAAAAACCATGA
- a CDS encoding TetR/AcrR family transcriptional regulator encodes MSAPDLRPKQKRSQETHDKFLVSLQNALKVKYFEHISIKELAEGAGVSVGTFYRRFENKEALLPLLYDAFGKELGQWIDQMESAECHTLEQQVTLLCRSTNDFLDARKSVFRTIHLNARLHSDTMFANPTLDRNEAYSRLSNLLLKFSPDNNDSIQVDLKKQQAADMAIYMLINSLLDKILYPSLTPAIACSMDQETFVTELPQMLLNYLLPSFASQ; translated from the coding sequence ATGTCAGCACCTGATTTACGTCCGAAACAAAAACGCAGTCAAGAAACCCATGATAAGTTCCTAGTGTCGTTACAAAACGCCCTTAAAGTTAAATATTTTGAGCACATCAGCATTAAAGAATTAGCTGAAGGTGCAGGGGTGTCCGTAGGTACTTTTTACCGTCGTTTTGAAAACAAAGAAGCGTTATTGCCGCTGCTTTACGATGCGTTTGGGAAGGAACTAGGACAATGGATTGATCAAATGGAGTCCGCAGAATGTCATACGCTTGAGCAGCAAGTGACTTTGTTGTGTCGTTCAACCAACGATTTTCTTGATGCTAGAAAAAGCGTTTTTAGGACTATTCATTTAAATGCACGGCTTCATTCAGATACTATGTTTGCTAACCCCACTCTAGATAGAAATGAAGCCTATAGCCGTTTATCAAATTTGTTATTAAAGTTTTCTCCCGACAACAATGATTCGATTCAAGTTGACCTTAAAAAGCAGCAAGCTGCCGACATGGCGATATACATGTTGATTAACAGTTTACTTGATAAGATTCTATACCCTAGTTTAACGCCTGCAATAGCATGCTCAATGGATCAAGAAACCTTCGTAACAGAACTCCCCCAAATGCTGCTTAACTACTTACTGCCGAGTTTTGCGAGCCAGTAA
- the hscA gene encoding Fe-S protein assembly chaperone HscA — protein MALFQIAEPGQSAAPHQHRLAVGIDLGTTNSLVAAVRSGEALTLPDSDNQHSLPSVVHYGDGIIETGVAAQIHSAKDPKNTIVSVKRFMGRSLADIQAGEHQLPYDLTASDNGLPIFNTANGAVNPVQVSAEILKPLISRAEKTLGGDLEGVVITVPAYFDDAQRQGTKDAAELLGVKVLRLLNEPTAAAIAYGLDTKQEGVIAIYDLGGGTFDISILRLNRGVFEVLATGGDSALGGDDFDHLLQAHLQQALGLNDLSASLSRQLLIESCRVKEQLTNTDTCVASVTLDNGDTVNTEVSKAEFESLIGSLVKKTIASCRRTLRDADVTADEVIETVMVGGSTRVPLVREQVESFFKKAPLTSIDPDRVVAIGAAIQADILVGNKPESDLLLLDVIPLSLGIETMGGLIEKVVTRNTTIPVARAQEFTTFKDGQTAMAFHVVQGERELVDDCRSLARFTLNGIPALAAGAAHIRVTFQVDADGLLSVTAMEKSTEVKTTIQVKPSFGLSDTEIATMLKDSMKHAKDDITRRMLAEQQVEASRVVETLSAALAKDADLLNPQEQAEINTAIEQLQLTAQGEDTDAIEKAIEALDAQTQEFANRRMDNSIRAALKGQSVDNI, from the coding sequence ATGGCCCTTTTTCAAATCGCTGAGCCCGGTCAAAGCGCTGCGCCACATCAGCACCGCCTAGCTGTGGGCATCGACCTAGGTACAACAAATTCATTAGTTGCGGCTGTGAGAAGTGGTGAAGCACTGACTTTACCTGATAGTGACAACCAGCATTCGCTACCTTCGGTTGTGCATTACGGGGACGGCATTATCGAAACTGGCGTAGCAGCTCAAATTCACTCTGCCAAAGATCCTAAAAATACCATAGTTTCAGTGAAACGTTTTATGGGGCGAAGCCTTGCCGATATTCAAGCTGGTGAGCATCAACTGCCATACGATTTAACAGCCAGTGACAATGGTCTTCCTATTTTTAATACGGCTAATGGTGCTGTTAATCCTGTTCAAGTATCTGCAGAAATTCTTAAACCGCTTATTAGCCGTGCTGAAAAAACCTTAGGTGGTGATTTAGAAGGTGTGGTAATTACTGTACCTGCTTACTTTGATGACGCACAGCGTCAAGGCACTAAAGATGCTGCTGAGTTATTGGGCGTTAAAGTATTACGTTTATTAAACGAACCTACTGCTGCAGCTATTGCATATGGTTTAGATACTAAGCAAGAAGGTGTTATTGCTATTTATGATTTAGGTGGCGGGACTTTTGATATCTCAATCCTTCGTCTTAATCGTGGCGTATTTGAAGTCTTAGCAACTGGCGGCGACTCTGCGCTAGGCGGCGATGATTTTGACCACCTTTTACAAGCGCATTTACAGCAAGCTTTAGGGCTTAATGACCTTTCTGCCTCTTTATCGCGTCAGTTATTAATTGAGTCGTGTCGAGTCAAAGAGCAATTAACCAATACTGATACTTGTGTTGCGTCTGTCACTCTAGATAATGGCGATACGGTAAATACTGAAGTTTCAAAAGCTGAGTTTGAGTCATTAATCGGCTCACTGGTTAAAAAGACCATTGCAAGTTGTCGCCGCACTTTACGTGATGCAGATGTCACTGCTGATGAAGTTATTGAAACTGTCATGGTTGGCGGCTCTACTCGTGTACCGTTAGTACGTGAGCAAGTTGAGAGCTTTTTCAAAAAAGCACCACTGACGTCTATTGACCCAGATCGCGTTGTTGCCATTGGCGCTGCGATTCAAGCCGATATTTTAGTGGGCAATAAGCCAGAATCAGATTTATTATTACTGGATGTGATCCCGCTTTCCCTTGGTATCGAAACCATGGGGGGGTTAATTGAAAAAGTCGTTACGCGTAATACCACCATTCCTGTTGCCAGAGCACAAGAGTTCACCACATTTAAAGACGGCCAAACGGCTATGGCTTTTCATGTTGTACAAGGTGAACGTGAGCTAGTAGATGATTGTCGCTCATTAGCGCGTTTTACCTTAAATGGTATTCCTGCATTAGCTGCAGGCGCAGCGCATATTCGGGTGACTTTCCAAGTGGATGCTGATGGCTTGTTGAGTGTTACAGCGATGGAAAAATCAACTGAAGTTAAAACCACGATTCAAGTTAAGCCTTCATTTGGTTTATCTGATACCGAAATCGCGACTATGCTAAAAGACTCAATGAAACATGCGAAAGATGATATCACTCGTCGAATGTTAGCTGAGCAACAAGTTGAAGCTTCAAGAGTGGTAGAAACCTTGAGCGCAGCATTAGCCAAAGATGCCGATTTACTTAATCCTCAAGAGCAAGCTGAGATTAATACCGCCATTGAACAGTTACAATTAACTGCTCAGGGTGAAGATACCGACGCTATTGAAAAAGCGATTGAAGCATTAGATGCACAAACTCAAGAGTTTGCTAATCGTCGTATGGACAATTCAATTCGAGCAGCGCTGAAAGGTCAGTCTGTCGATAATATATAG
- a CDS encoding Lcl domain-containing protein codes for MITKLKIKSTLRILCSLIFIFFLASCGGSDDSNSSSDETEIGGDPGEGNTGDEDSGEDGSGGEDNEDGGGDGGEGGNDGGSGEAPVQNFNLGMAALNDTGIGFGSDYDRNGTDCSVSITASDNVTNLAQDCSQGRSAVTDSGQNGANGFDFTRINADGSEYTGSGNYTSSPWACVRDNRTGLMWEVKTRDGGIRDASNTYRWGGLTAREREGIERKGDYYDDWNGLIITTNEENLCGYSDWRVPSNSHLMSIAHFGASSRATKIDTDYFPNTVSEFYWSALPYSGEHGEFYAWAFQYVFGNNKNIQRYQSAAIRLVRVIDPVSTEANIQETPDERYVVHDDGTVTDSATGLMWAQCVAGLDGLQCDNGTADAMDWGDALAFAQNHDLAGYSDWRLPNNKELFSLVDFTTVSPAINLNVFPATAQEYTWSSSPMIEFSQDSWFINFKTGLNWFKGRSDAMLVRVVRSGIDDLQLSEVDVQEGEAIISDDGLGTISGSMEPVDVHAQVLINEQGLTGDPTVGRDLPNINDAKAQLGKALFYSKRLSGEYDTACASCHHPVLGGGDNLSWPVGYDAVDVFHDFNPNLLGSGRYFNGSDAGELEGYPVIGRNAPTIFNLGLLDRGLFWDSRIESVNNTPGARGTDGGIITPDSTSSTTADNNIPSGASLANAQSRFPTITHNEMRGDEPLGSSNQAYRDMLAERFEGDAEWEALFIDAYGNNTITFDLIAEALAAFEESMIFADNPWKEYLAALRGESNKDIDTLSFNQKVGAVLFMTAGDEGGAACSQCHSGDNFTDGEFHAIGLGQVGPGNGDDNQFVTGSDFGRQNVTGDIGDAYHFRTSPLLNIAVTGPYMHNGALSTLTQVMDVYGNPGGAMNNLLGISTILNANASFNEIGNAEYCELTSIVDIMSKYGESCEQVYNNMNPYAFDNTRFLFRQSFDETTSNSPAPEIDINIDQSNTVVEFMDALTDPCVTDRTCLQPWIYDASNWQLHPDYNSNPSWILIGEDKNGEQL; via the coding sequence GTGATAACCAAACTAAAAATTAAAAGCACACTTCGTATTCTCTGTTCTTTGATATTCATTTTTTTCTTAGCAAGCTGTGGTGGTAGCGATGACTCCAATTCCAGTAGTGATGAAACTGAAATAGGAGGCGACCCTGGTGAAGGAAATACGGGTGATGAAGATTCGGGGGAAGACGGTTCAGGTGGAGAAGATAATGAAGATGGTGGTGGCGATGGTGGTGAAGGTGGGAATGACGGTGGTTCTGGTGAGGCGCCAGTGCAAAATTTCAATCTTGGCATGGCTGCGCTCAATGACACCGGGATTGGTTTTGGGTCGGACTATGACAGAAACGGCACTGATTGCAGTGTGAGTATTACGGCAAGTGATAATGTAACGAATTTAGCGCAAGACTGCAGCCAAGGACGAAGTGCTGTTACTGACTCAGGGCAAAATGGTGCTAATGGGTTTGATTTCACTCGTATAAATGCAGATGGCTCTGAATATACTGGCAGTGGCAACTATACATCTTCCCCTTGGGCCTGCGTTCGAGATAATCGCACAGGATTAATGTGGGAAGTTAAAACTCGAGACGGTGGTATTCGTGATGCGAGCAATACTTATCGCTGGGGCGGGTTAACTGCACGAGAAAGGGAAGGGATTGAACGAAAAGGTGATTACTATGATGACTGGAATGGGTTAATCATCACAACCAATGAAGAAAACCTTTGTGGTTACAGTGACTGGCGAGTACCGAGTAACAGCCATTTAATGTCAATTGCGCACTTTGGTGCCTCAAGTCGTGCGACAAAAATAGATACCGATTACTTTCCGAATACTGTAAGTGAATTCTATTGGAGTGCGTTACCTTACAGTGGCGAGCATGGTGAGTTCTATGCTTGGGCTTTTCAATATGTATTTGGGAATAATAAAAATATTCAACGTTATCAATCTGCTGCAATACGTTTAGTTAGAGTGATTGATCCCGTTTCAACTGAAGCCAATATACAAGAAACGCCAGATGAGCGTTATGTGGTACATGATGATGGCACCGTAACAGATTCGGCTACAGGATTAATGTGGGCTCAATGTGTTGCCGGTCTTGATGGGCTGCAGTGTGATAACGGAACTGCTGATGCGATGGATTGGGGGGATGCGTTAGCGTTTGCGCAGAATCATGATTTGGCTGGCTACAGTGATTGGCGTTTACCGAACAATAAAGAGTTATTTTCGCTGGTTGATTTCACAACCGTTTCACCTGCGATTAATTTAAATGTATTTCCCGCCACAGCCCAAGAATACACTTGGAGCTCATCACCTATGATTGAGTTTTCACAGGACTCTTGGTTTATTAATTTCAAAACAGGGTTAAATTGGTTTAAGGGCCGCAGCGATGCAATGTTAGTGAGAGTCGTACGTTCTGGCATTGACGATTTACAGCTTTCAGAAGTTGATGTTCAAGAAGGAGAGGCCATCATAAGTGATGATGGTTTAGGTACGATATCTGGCAGCATGGAACCTGTTGATGTTCACGCTCAAGTGCTAATTAATGAACAAGGCTTAACGGGCGACCCAACTGTAGGCCGCGATTTACCTAACATCAATGATGCCAAAGCCCAATTAGGTAAAGCATTATTTTACTCTAAACGCTTAAGTGGCGAATACGATACTGCATGTGCATCTTGTCACCACCCGGTGCTTGGTGGTGGTGATAATCTATCTTGGCCAGTGGGATATGATGCGGTAGATGTTTTTCATGATTTTAACCCCAATTTGCTTGGATCAGGCCGTTATTTTAATGGCAGTGATGCAGGTGAGCTAGAAGGCTATCCTGTTATTGGTCGTAATGCGCCAACCATATTTAATCTGGGGTTGTTAGATAGGGGCTTATTTTGGGACTCCAGAATAGAAAGTGTTAATAATACGCCAGGTGCTCGCGGCACTGATGGCGGTATTATTACCCCAGATTCAACTAGTTCTACCACTGCTGATAACAACATTCCTTCGGGGGCATCGCTTGCCAATGCTCAGTCGCGTTTTCCAACCATTACTCACAATGAAATGCGCGGTGATGAGCCTTTAGGCTCAAGCAATCAAGCGTATCGCGATATGCTCGCTGAACGTTTTGAAGGAGATGCTGAATGGGAGGCATTATTTATTGATGCCTATGGCAATAACACTATTACGTTTGATTTAATTGCCGAAGCACTAGCCGCTTTTGAGGAGTCGATGATTTTTGCTGATAATCCATGGAAAGAATACCTCGCAGCTTTGCGTGGTGAATCTAATAAAGACATTGATACATTGAGTTTTAATCAAAAAGTCGGAGCGGTGTTATTTATGACCGCGGGTGATGAAGGCGGCGCAGCCTGTAGCCAGTGTCATTCAGGTGACAACTTTACCGATGGTGAATTTCATGCCATTGGTTTAGGTCAGGTTGGCCCAGGTAATGGTGATGACAACCAGTTTGTCACTGGTAGTGATTTTGGGCGTCAGAATGTGACGGGTGATATAGGAGATGCATATCATTTTCGCACTTCGCCTTTGCTTAACATTGCTGTGACAGGGCCTTATATGCACAACGGCGCGTTATCGACATTGACTCAAGTGATGGATGTGTATGGCAATCCTGGTGGTGCGATGAATAACTTACTCGGCATCAGTACAATTCTTAATGCTAATGCTTCATTTAATGAAATAGGTAATGCTGAGTACTGTGAGCTAACTTCGATAGTTGATATCATGAGTAAGTATGGTGAAAGTTGTGAGCAGGTTTATAACAACATGAATCCTTATGCGTTCGACAATACCCGCTTTTTATTTAGGCAGAGTTTTGATGAGACAACATCTAATTCTCCTGCGCCAGAAATCGATATTAACATCGATCAATCTAATACCGTTGTTGAGTTCATGGATGCGCTAACTGATCCTTGTGTGACCGATAGAACGTGCTTACAACCATGGATTTATGATGCTAGTAATTGGCAGCTGCACCCTGACTACAACAGCAACCCAAGTTGGATCCTCATTGGTGAAGATAAAAATGGTGAACAGCTATAG
- the fdx gene encoding ISC system 2Fe-2S type ferredoxin, whose amino-acid sequence MPQLVFLPHEELCPDGAVVEAEVGETILDVALKNGIHIEHACEKSNACTTCHCIVREGFDQLEESDELEDDMLDKAWGLEPESRLSCQAKVVDCDLVIDIPKYTVNMVSEGH is encoded by the coding sequence ATGCCACAGTTAGTTTTTTTACCACATGAAGAGCTGTGTCCAGATGGAGCAGTTGTTGAAGCCGAAGTTGGCGAAACCATTTTAGATGTTGCATTAAAAAATGGCATCCACATTGAACACGCCTGTGAAAAGTCGAATGCATGTACTACATGCCATTGTATTGTTCGTGAAGGCTTTGACCAACTAGAAGAAAGCGATGAGTTAGAAGATGATATGCTTGATAAAGCATGGGGTTTAGAGCCTGAGAGTCGTCTATCTTGCCAAGCTAAAGTGGTTGATTGTGACTTAGTGATTGATATCCCCAAGTATACTGTCAACATGGTGTCTGAAGGACATTAG
- the ndk gene encoding nucleoside-diphosphate kinase gives MAIERTFSIIKPDAVAKNHIGAIYNRFETAGLKIIASKMVHLSKEQAEGFYAEHSERPFFGALVAFMTSGPIMVQTLEGENAVLAHREILGATNPAEAAEGTIRADFAESIDENAAHGSDSVASAEREVAYFFSAEELCARTR, from the coding sequence ATGGCTATCGAACGTACTTTTTCTATCATTAAGCCTGATGCTGTTGCAAAAAACCACATTGGCGCTATCTACAACCGTTTTGAAACTGCTGGCCTGAAAATCATCGCTTCTAAAATGGTTCACCTAAGCAAAGAACAAGCTGAAGGCTTCTACGCTGAGCACAGCGAACGTCCTTTCTTTGGTGCTTTAGTTGCATTCATGACTTCTGGTCCTATCATGGTTCAAACGCTTGAAGGCGAAAACGCTGTTCTAGCTCACCGTGAGATCTTAGGTGCTACTAACCCAGCTGAAGCAGCTGAAGGTACAATCCGTGCAGATTTTGCTGAAAGCATCGACGAAAATGCTGCTCATGGTTCTGATTCTGTAGCATCTGCAGAACGTGAAGTTGCATACTTCTTCAGTGCTGAAGAGTTATGTGCTCGCACTCGTTAA